From Xenopus tropicalis strain Nigerian chromosome 3, UCB_Xtro_10.0, whole genome shotgun sequence, the proteins below share one genomic window:
- the nudt18 gene encoding 8-oxo-dGDP phosphatase NUDT18, whose product MSSALEEELSIILEGGAVPLPETYDVAPETPRPLRLRHNVCYIVMGVLLNERDEVLMMQEAKPECRGTWYLPAGRLEKRETLMEGLCREVTEETGLTCEAITLLAVEERGTAWIRFVFLARQTGGSLKSELLADSESLQATWWDTVSPLPLRCRDILPHIKLALAYRQLPSHPSVLPQVLSSPHLALRLVLLCFGPEGQLWVLRSAIHSHCLPVILCSTSRASFLNSLRCLLNDPPRSCGILGLHHQGGEGADGVCFNIMAEISSQEPPLVPGEGFSWALVKDEALRGRLEHTVKDNALLPLHS is encoded by the exons ATGTCTTCTGCCCTGGAAGAGGAGCTCAGCATCATCCTGGAAGGTGGGGCTGTCCCTTTGCCTGAAACATATGACGTGGCTCCTGAAACCCCCCGACCTTTGAGACTGCGACACAACGTTTGCTACATCGTCATGGGAGTGTTACTGAATGAGCGG GATGAGGTGTTGATGATGCAGGAGGCAAAGCCTGAATGCAGAGGAACCTGGTACTTGCCTGCTGGGCGCTTAGAGAAGAGAGAAACTCTCATGGAAGGATTATGCCGAGAGGTAACTGAGGAGACCGGACTTACCTGTGAAGCGATCACCCTTCTGGCTGTGGAGGAGAGAGGAACTGCCTGGATCCGATTTGTATTCCTGGCCCGGCAGACAG GTGGCTCTCTGAAGTCCGAGCTTTTAGCAGACTCCGAATCTCTGCAGGCCACGTGGTGGGATACTGTCTCCCCATTACCCTTGCGCTGCAGAGATATTCTACCCCACATCAAGCTGGCTTTGGCATACCGGCAACTCCCTTCACATCCCTCTGTCCTGCCTCAGGTGTTATCGTCGCCCCACTTGGCCTTGCGTCTCGTTCTTCTGTGCTTTGGCCCAGAGGGGCAGCTGTGGGTTCTACGGAGTGCCATCCATTCTCATTGCCTTCCTGTCATTCTTTGTTCCACAAGCAGAGCGAGCTTTCTCAACTCCTTGAGATGTCTGCTCAACGACCCGCCCAGGTCTTGTGGCATTCTGGGATTGCACCACCAAGGGGGCGAAGGGGCAGATGGTGTTTGCTTTAACATCATGGCAGAGATCAGTTCCCAGGAGCCACCCTTGGTGCCAGGAGAAGGCTTCAGCTGGGCCCTTGTAAAGGATGAGGCGCTAAGGGGACGACTGGAGCACACAGTAAAGGACAACGCACTGCTCCCCCTGCACAGCTGA
- the fam160b2 gene encoding protein FAM160B2 isoform X1, producing MWGRLGAFLQQAVETREPTQDLLQSFIQHWKGVTQYYLETSDESCPARETDIPWRLRQLIDILVFEESNNGSQLSSGDEEDSGAGSHAGPCMEYLLQHKILETLCTLAKAEYPPGMRQQVLLFYSRLLAKVQRPLLHYLSVHRPVQKLIALAEDPVGATAQKEELQFLTAVCTKLEKDPSLLVHVLEEGSGSRVRCSGGEQDGETEARNHKPRQNLFKALLRLCTCQKGRLCVRAREALLRVLHSAQQEGPVHLIVQSKLSQYVTEHLCELHRCIPLSIHPCDITALQETDWRKDSGSQESDGMENAEAALQRFLCWVEYCDCLVRESHEVVAMEITRSIKEGYLQGILQPELLEVSELSILRSTAILTAVLHRFTATPLLRQFLTFLFGDERGPETRGDRGSQLRSQLIQRCNHLSDEISLASLRLFEEILQMPEEIALHSLVIRNLETRSYLAGGQDESRGQESETWDGAEELEEDPYFTDGFPDTGIRLPRSDNAHRTEPAGTEQWVKSFLSLVPEEIKSSDTGYDGYLQDAIVQYRACCQQVAQWGWPVSSKGTGHSQQEFYEGHFMEVLLGRLGGILDQVVADLAQRSLRVPDLQEMLLLVRRQLLANSANEQLNHVTLCRGAVVLEEFCKELAAAACVTHSPVGF from the exons CGCGAGCCAACGCAGGACCTGCTGCAGTCCTTTATACAGCACTGGAAAGGAGTCACCCAGTACTACCTAGAGACCTCGG ATGAGTCTTGTCCTGCCCGTGAAACGGACATCCCATGGCGACTCCGTCAGCTGATTGATATCCTGGTGTTTGAGGAGAGCAATAATGGTTCCCAACTATCTAGCGGGGACGAAGAAGACTCAGGCGCTGGAAGCCATGCTGGGCCATGTATGGAGTATTTACTGCAACACAAAATATTGGAGACACTATGCACATTAGCAAAGGCGGAG TATCCCCCAGGGATGAGGCAGCAGGTCCTGCTTTTCTACAGCCGTCTTCTGGCCAAGGTGCAGCGCCCCCTGCTGCACTACTTGAGCGTCCATCGCCCTGTACAA AAGCTAATTGCATTGGCTGAGGACCCTGTTGGAGCCACAGCCCAGAAGGAGGAGCTACAGTTTCTAACTGCAGTCTGCACCAAACTGGAGAAGGACCCCTCACTGCTTGTCCATGTGCTTGAG GAGGGGAGTGGAAGCAGAGTGCGATGTTCAGGGGGTGAACAGGATGGTGAGACTGAAGCCAGAAACCACAAACCCAGGCAGAACTTGTTCAAAGCCCTGCTGAGGCTGTGCACCTGTCAG AAGGGCCGTCTGTGTGTGCGTGCCAGGGAAGCCCTACTCAGGGTGCTGCACAGTGCCCAACAGGAGGGACCGGTTCACCTGATTGTGCAAAGCAAACTCAGCCAGTATGTGACTGAGCACCTGTGTGAGCTGCACCGCTGCATCCCACTAAGCATTCACCCCTGTGATATCACAGCGCTGCAGGAGACAGACTGGAG AAAAGACAGTGGCAGTCAGGAATCGGATGGTATGGAGAACGCTGAAGCAGCTCTACAAAGGTTCCTCTGTTGGGTGGAATATTGCGACTGTCTCGTGCGGGAATCTCATGAG gtagttgccatggagataaCAAGGTCCATAAAGGAAGGTTATTTGCAGGGGATTCTACAGCCTGAGCTGCTAGAGGT CTCAGAATTGAGTATTCTACGTAGCACAGCTATTCTTACCGCCGTTCTGCATCGATTCACCGCCACCCCTCTGCTGCGTCAGTTCCTCACGTTTCTTTTTGGCGATGAGCGGGGCCCAGAGACGAGAGGTGATAGAGGCTCACAGCTTCGGTCGCAACTCATCCAGAGATGCAACCATCTGTCTGATGAG ATAAGCCTGGCTTCCCTCCGACTCTTTGAGGAGATTCTGCAGATGCCAGAGGAGATTGCTCTGCACAGCCTGGTGATTCGCAACCTTGAAACTCGCAGCTACCTGGCTGGAGGGCAAGATGAGAGCCGGGGGCAAGAGAGCGAAACCTGGGATGGTGCAGA GGAACTTGAGGAAGATCCCTATTTTACTGATGGTTTTCCAGATACTGGCATCCGGCTGCCAAGAAGTGACAACGCTCACAGAACAGAGCCTgctgggacagagcagtgggtgaAAAG TTTCTTGTCCCTTGTCCCTGAAGAGATCAAGTCTTCAGATACTGGTTATGATGGTTACCTCCAAGATGCTATAGTACAG TACAGAGCCTGCTGTCAGCAGGTGGCACAGTGGGGGTGGCCGGTTTCTTCAAAAGGGACAGGTCATTCCCAGCAGGAATTCTACGAAGGCCACTTCATGGAGGTCCTTCTTGGCCGGCTGGGGGGAATCCTGGACCAG GTAGTAGCAGACCTTGCCCAACGCTCACTGAGAGTTCCAGACTTGCAGGAGATGCTCTTACTTGTGAGGCGCCAGTTGCTGGCAAACTCTGCCAATGAACA GTTGAATCACGTGACCCTTTGTCGTGGCGCCGTGGTCCTAGAGGAGTTCTGCAAGGAACTGGCAGCAGCGGCTTGCGTGACTCACAGCCCTGTGGGCTTTTAA
- the fam160b2 gene encoding protein FAM160B2, with translation MWGRLGAFLQQAVETREPTQDLLQSFIQHWKGVTQYYLETSDESCPARETDIPWRLRQLIDILVFEESNNGSQLSSGDEEDSGAGSHAGPCMEYLLQHKILETLCTLAKAEYPPGMRQQVLLFYSRLLAKVQRPLLHYLSVHRPVQKLIALAEDPVGATAQKEELQFLTAVCTKLEKDPSLLVHVLEEGSGSRVRCSGGEQDGETEARNHKPRQNLFKALLRLCTCQKGRLCVRAREALLRVLHSAQQEGPVHLIVQSKLSQYVTEHLCELHRCIPLSIHPCDITALQETDWRKDSGSQESDGMENAEAALQRFLCWVEYCDCLVRESHEVVAMEITRSIKEGYLQGILQPELLEVSELSILRSTAILTAVLHRFTATPLLRQFLTFLFGDERGPETRGDRGSQLRSQLIQRCNHLSDEISLASLRLFEEILQMPEEIALHSLVIRNLETRSYLAGGQDESRGQESETWDGAEELEEDPYFTDGFPDTGIRLPRSDNAHRTEPAGTEQWVKSFLSLVPEEIKSSDTGYDGYLQDAIVQYRACCQQVAQWGWPVSSKGTGHSQQEFYEGHFMEVLLGRLGGILDQPYDVNLQVTSLLSRLALFPHPNLQEYLLNPFITLAPGARSLFSVLVRVVADLAQRSLRVPDLQEMLLLVRRQLLANSANEQLNHVTLCRGAVVLEEFCKELAAAACVTHSPVGF, from the exons CGCGAGCCAACGCAGGACCTGCTGCAGTCCTTTATACAGCACTGGAAAGGAGTCACCCAGTACTACCTAGAGACCTCGG ATGAGTCTTGTCCTGCCCGTGAAACGGACATCCCATGGCGACTCCGTCAGCTGATTGATATCCTGGTGTTTGAGGAGAGCAATAATGGTTCCCAACTATCTAGCGGGGACGAAGAAGACTCAGGCGCTGGAAGCCATGCTGGGCCATGTATGGAGTATTTACTGCAACACAAAATATTGGAGACACTATGCACATTAGCAAAGGCGGAG TATCCCCCAGGGATGAGGCAGCAGGTCCTGCTTTTCTACAGCCGTCTTCTGGCCAAGGTGCAGCGCCCCCTGCTGCACTACTTGAGCGTCCATCGCCCTGTACAA AAGCTAATTGCATTGGCTGAGGACCCTGTTGGAGCCACAGCCCAGAAGGAGGAGCTACAGTTTCTAACTGCAGTCTGCACCAAACTGGAGAAGGACCCCTCACTGCTTGTCCATGTGCTTGAG GAGGGGAGTGGAAGCAGAGTGCGATGTTCAGGGGGTGAACAGGATGGTGAGACTGAAGCCAGAAACCACAAACCCAGGCAGAACTTGTTCAAAGCCCTGCTGAGGCTGTGCACCTGTCAG AAGGGCCGTCTGTGTGTGCGTGCCAGGGAAGCCCTACTCAGGGTGCTGCACAGTGCCCAACAGGAGGGACCGGTTCACCTGATTGTGCAAAGCAAACTCAGCCAGTATGTGACTGAGCACCTGTGTGAGCTGCACCGCTGCATCCCACTAAGCATTCACCCCTGTGATATCACAGCGCTGCAGGAGACAGACTGGAG AAAAGACAGTGGCAGTCAGGAATCGGATGGTATGGAGAACGCTGAAGCAGCTCTACAAAGGTTCCTCTGTTGGGTGGAATATTGCGACTGTCTCGTGCGGGAATCTCATGAG gtagttgccatggagataaCAAGGTCCATAAAGGAAGGTTATTTGCAGGGGATTCTACAGCCTGAGCTGCTAGAGGT CTCAGAATTGAGTATTCTACGTAGCACAGCTATTCTTACCGCCGTTCTGCATCGATTCACCGCCACCCCTCTGCTGCGTCAGTTCCTCACGTTTCTTTTTGGCGATGAGCGGGGCCCAGAGACGAGAGGTGATAGAGGCTCACAGCTTCGGTCGCAACTCATCCAGAGATGCAACCATCTGTCTGATGAG ATAAGCCTGGCTTCCCTCCGACTCTTTGAGGAGATTCTGCAGATGCCAGAGGAGATTGCTCTGCACAGCCTGGTGATTCGCAACCTTGAAACTCGCAGCTACCTGGCTGGAGGGCAAGATGAGAGCCGGGGGCAAGAGAGCGAAACCTGGGATGGTGCAGA GGAACTTGAGGAAGATCCCTATTTTACTGATGGTTTTCCAGATACTGGCATCCGGCTGCCAAGAAGTGACAACGCTCACAGAACAGAGCCTgctgggacagagcagtgggtgaAAAG TTTCTTGTCCCTTGTCCCTGAAGAGATCAAGTCTTCAGATACTGGTTATGATGGTTACCTCCAAGATGCTATAGTACAG TACAGAGCCTGCTGTCAGCAGGTGGCACAGTGGGGGTGGCCGGTTTCTTCAAAAGGGACAGGTCATTCCCAGCAGGAATTCTACGAAGGCCACTTCATGGAGGTCCTTCTTGGCCGGCTGGGGGGAATCCTGGACCAG CCATATGACGTGAATCTTCAGGTCACCTCCCTACTGTCTCGTCTTGCCCTTTTCCCTCATCCAAACCTGCAGGAGTATCTGCTGAATCCGTTCATCACATTGGCCCCTGGAGCCCGTTCCCTCTTCTCTGTTCTTGTCAGG GTAGTAGCAGACCTTGCCCAACGCTCACTGAGAGTTCCAGACTTGCAGGAGATGCTCTTACTTGTGAGGCGCCAGTTGCTGGCAAACTCTGCCAATGAACA GTTGAATCACGTGACCCTTTGTCGTGGCGCCGTGGTCCTAGAGGAGTTCTGCAAGGAACTGGCAGCAGCGGCTTGCGTGACTCACAGCCCTGTGGGCTTTTAA